A portion of the Sulfurospirillum diekertiae genome contains these proteins:
- a CDS encoding VCBS domain-containing protein: MAQVIGYVKSLQNGIFFAKDAHGEIRELKAGDQVFKDELVYGAPTNSQNAHVIIDVTLTDAKDITLSGAEQLYTDLSVIGGSFEKEDAVVSTDAVENAWKLSTNTSTPDTTTPLEATAAGLEAPAAGQVLSDTGYPSDTVFYDRTGAIGDVRTVLHDTVNGGIVQNVTAVDTLNLNDQPVVANVTGTVNEALNGLNQISGQLIATDPDVGDTHTFFAVGGTLLLNGQPAPAGIALVLNPDGTYSVTGDFNTLAAGEKAVVSFQYYAVDNGIDVGAPHASLPATVTLTIIGTNDQPVVSDVSITQAEALNGVNTFAGTLSVSDDDTSDTHTFQMVDNSLHVNANVELSQPTLLLNPDGTYSMSGDFNALAAGETATVTFQYYAVDSSSNQTNGESNTSEVKTVTLTITGTNDQPVVSDVSVTQAEALNGVNTFAGTLSVSDDDTSDTHTFQMVDNSLHVNANVELATPTLVLNPDGTYSMSGDFNALAAGETATVTFQYYAVDSSSNQTNGESNTSEAKTVTLTITGTNDQPVVSDINVNDNAGSGIVGYYDMVSGQGVSAQVNGIITANLTAAQLFTLSSEELSGINTLYVQNPSNGDYGAEYMSQLSAIENAVNNGMTLIIHDRYVAGGEQILPGGESIVFHRIAGNGANIDITDTDLETGLGGTINDTSLDNGSWSNHGYVDLNSLPEGATVLMTDGNPTHVVTFSYQYGAGTVIYSTIPLDFYLSGNGGTVLDANMQIYAANLLEDFVKNGAIYETHDATNVIGVDDTKDDGNNVLTGNLSVTDDDVSDTHTFRVVDASVQVLAPTGSGVDTNDVTVSITQDAAGVWHYNINGNFTELAADEKATVTFQYVADDGRGFNGADGINESSISAPKTITLTITGTNDQPIVSDVTHTTQTESMNGINTFEGTLVATDDDTHDTHTFHVVGGGDFGPALHVESPAEIGTPVLHLDEATGQYTVTGDFNALAVGETATVTFQYYAVDSSSNQVNGESNTSEIKTVTMTITGTNDAPVISETSVTTGLATEAGNLDDGTVVPATTASGTLVATDVDHNATQTWSVSGNATGTYGSFAIDPTTGKWTYTVDDTAGSAADKLQEGQKVTETFTVIVTDDQGATDTQVVTIQVQGTNDAPVAVADVNSVTELGDESLLAYGWKGIATGNLLSNDSDVDGNTNPLIALDVTKIVSNGTNNSDTTTNWLGNLDVQGSYGTLVVNKATGIYSYVLNNGNSTVEALNEGDKVVDTFTYTITDANGAIATATLSITINGTNDAPVISGTHTGIATEAGNLDNGIVVAATQATGTLIANDVDNTNPTWTGNKVGTYGSFAIDPATGKWTYTINDATGSAADKLAEGETRTETFTVTVSDNEASNPKTDTQEVTVIIKGTNDSPAITNASSALSGTVVEAGNSDDGHTIAGTSSVSGQLSASDVDHNATQRWSIVGTADTTYGSISINTNTGKWTYTLNNTDMDTQALAEGESKTLNYTARVIDDKGAYVDQTIAVTITGTNDSPVITNASTQLVGTVIEAGNNDDGSTFAGTPSISGQLSASDVDHGATKTWSIEGTPSTTYGSIGIDSTGKWTYTLDNSLSTTQALKEGETVTQTYTARVMDDKGAYADQTITITLKGTNDAPVILETSNITGDATEAGVVTINGVTSPVVAVIATGTLSASDVDHDATQTWSAITTSAEGTHYGTFEITTAGSWTYTAGEAANQLAEGETKTETFMAMVTDDKGAIATQAVTITIHGTNDAPVFVVEDNQPSYSFNYNENSTTATVLGTVHATDVDNGSHVSYSIQSGNDAGYFAINSTTGVITLTEAGTHAFTNDFEALSNVHNLVVGASDGSVTTAINVVLNEQNVNDAPDAVDNTYNINGLSGQYYAYHEGALLDGSNLGSIAQVENFIATHSADATFTATAINYGLLPSGDLGGDGNLQKFLGIDAQSLSTNPENSSDAIIKLSGSIELAAGTYTFKVTADDGYSIVIDGNVVAKYDGNQSPSTNYASFNIAQSGEHSISIVYWDQAGQAQLKVELSSDGQHYSVLTGSANALDTLVTNEDTPLIIASSTLLANDTDQDGDTLTITSVQNPTHGTVVLDPITGKVVFTPDANYNGDATFTYTISDGHGGSDTATVTLHVNPVNDAPVAIDDGSLALPFSTDAGVALTKINVLHNDTDVDNDPLHVTTATSDNGTVSINPDGTLNFAPTDGFSGDTTITYTVSDGQGGTDTATVFVKVNFVDHTPTLSVDTGNPGNANDTVLEAGLTNGSSPSVAARTAEGTFTIGDPDGLNDITSVTVGNKTFAVDAWNTVGEITTDHGTVTITGYDNGVFNYTYTLTSATTGTQTTDSFDVKVSDGHENALATVTIGITDDKPIAYDNAVSLLEGSTTSGGTTNLVLTLDVSGSMNSNVSGSSQTRFEIARDALVNMINQYKEQGTTDVNLTLFGDNALNVGWMSASSAVTYLNSLSMNSWDNLYSNSTYVNVNTGGTDYYDAINATKAISFTGHTADQTIVYFLSDGEPNENTSSVNQDTDATIKAWKTFITANADDLHVIAIGGNVGDAVYLNTVQVLDGKAYTDSAHHVQEYIEVSNVTGLSSTLSGTVTVPHVESGSVITETGVLNLADVSGADGWATSKLVSVSYNGVTYTFDTSHPSFTISTEAGSVTINNQGGYSFTSLTNVAHDVSSSITYTVADSDGSTAQAHLTVTTLDSVPTAVADTNSATETYLHATGGTVNHVTYSTEPESWNATTLTDSGRNNNTNGWSVNSGSGTSSDIYTIVADATHTTMVSFTMGSTNGGGTATLYSSTGTVIGSASFTSNSDNQTINFSNAITSSGDYYVKFTRTSGTNVTVKKCDL; this comes from the coding sequence ATGGCACAAGTTATTGGATACGTTAAATCACTCCAAAATGGCATTTTTTTTGCAAAAGATGCACATGGAGAGATCAGAGAACTTAAAGCTGGCGATCAGGTATTTAAGGATGAGCTCGTTTATGGTGCTCCAACAAACTCTCAAAACGCACACGTCATTATTGATGTAACCTTAACGGATGCTAAAGATATTACACTCTCTGGCGCGGAACAGCTCTATACAGATCTTTCTGTTATCGGTGGTTCTTTTGAAAAAGAAGATGCTGTTGTCTCAACGGATGCCGTAGAAAATGCATGGAAACTCAGTACAAATACATCTACTCCAGATACGACAACTCCACTAGAGGCAACTGCAGCAGGTCTTGAAGCACCCGCAGCTGGTCAAGTTCTATCAGATACAGGATATCCTAGCGATACAGTCTTTTATGATAGAACAGGTGCCATTGGTGATGTTCGAACGGTTCTTCACGATACAGTGAATGGTGGTATCGTTCAAAATGTTACGGCAGTTGACACTCTCAATCTCAATGACCAACCTGTCGTAGCAAATGTGACAGGAACAGTCAATGAAGCGTTAAATGGACTCAATCAAATTTCTGGTCAGCTCATAGCAACAGATCCTGATGTGGGTGATACCCATACATTCTTTGCTGTGGGTGGCACATTATTGCTTAATGGACAACCTGCACCTGCAGGTATCGCATTGGTACTTAATCCAGATGGTACTTACTCTGTTACAGGTGACTTTAATACTCTCGCCGCAGGTGAAAAAGCTGTTGTTTCCTTCCAATATTACGCTGTCGATAATGGAATAGATGTTGGGGCTCCTCATGCTTCATTACCAGCAACCGTCACTTTAACGATAATCGGCACCAATGATCAACCAGTAGTCAGTGATGTGAGCATCACACAAGCAGAAGCACTTAATGGCGTGAATACGTTTGCAGGAACATTGAGTGTCAGTGATGATGATACAAGCGATACACATACGTTCCAAATGGTTGATAATAGTTTACATGTAAATGCAAATGTTGAATTATCACAACCAACACTTCTTCTCAATCCAGATGGTACTTACAGCATGAGTGGAGATTTTAATGCACTTGCCGCAGGTGAAACAGCAACCGTAACTTTCCAATACTATGCTGTAGATAGTAGTAGTAATCAAACTAATGGCGAGTCAAATACTTCTGAGGTTAAAACGGTTACCTTGACCATTACAGGAACGAACGATCAACCTGTTGTCAGTGATGTGAGCGTCACACAAGCAGAAGCACTTAATGGTGTGAATACGTTTGCAGGAACATTGAGTGTCAGTGATGATGATACAAGCGATACACATACGTTCCAAATGGTTGATAATAGTTTACATGTAAATGCAAATGTTGAATTAGCAACACCAACGCTTGTGCTCAATCCAGATGGTACTTACAGCATGAGTGGAGATTTTAATGCACTTGCCGCAGGTGAAACAGCAACCGTTACTTTCCAATACTATGCTGTAGATAGTAGTAGTAATCAAACCAATGGCGAGTCAAATACTTCTGAGGCTAAAACGGTTACCTTGACCATTACAGGAACGAACGATCAACCAGTAGTCAGTGATATTAATGTTAATGATAATGCAGGTAGTGGTATTGTTGGATACTATGATATGGTCAGTGGACAAGGGGTGAGCGCACAAGTGAATGGCATCATAACCGCTAATCTAACTGCTGCGCAACTCTTTACACTCAGTTCGGAAGAACTTTCAGGCATCAATACCCTTTATGTTCAAAATCCAAGTAATGGTGACTATGGCGCAGAATACATGAGTCAACTCAGTGCGATCGAAAACGCTGTAAATAATGGCATGACTTTAATTATTCATGATCGATATGTTGCTGGGGGTGAACAAATTCTTCCCGGTGGAGAGTCTATTGTTTTCCACAGAATAGCAGGAAATGGTGCCAATATTGATATAACAGACACGGATCTTGAAACAGGTCTTGGTGGAACGATCAATGATACTTCTTTAGATAATGGAAGTTGGTCAAACCATGGATATGTTGACTTGAATAGCTTGCCAGAAGGGGCAACTGTTCTTATGACAGATGGTAATCCTACGCACGTTGTTACTTTTTCCTATCAATATGGTGCCGGCACAGTTATTTATTCTACCATTCCTTTAGACTTCTATTTATCAGGTAATGGTGGTACTGTTCTTGATGCTAATATGCAAATTTATGCAGCTAACCTTCTTGAAGATTTTGTTAAAAATGGCGCTATTTATGAAACGCATGATGCAACCAATGTAATAGGTGTAGATGATACCAAAGATGATGGCAATAATGTTTTAACAGGTAATTTGTCGGTCACTGACGATGATGTATCAGATACCCACACGTTCCGTGTAGTCGATGCGAGTGTTCAAGTGCTAGCTCCAACAGGCTCAGGGGTTGATACGAATGATGTAACGGTTTCTATTACGCAAGATGCAGCGGGTGTATGGCATTATAATATCAATGGAAACTTCACAGAACTAGCAGCAGACGAAAAAGCAACGGTAACATTCCAATATGTTGCTGATGATGGACGTGGATTTAATGGTGCAGATGGCATCAATGAAAGTTCAATCAGTGCACCAAAAACCATTACACTTACCATTACGGGAACCAATGACCAGCCTATTGTCAGCGATGTTACGCATACGACACAAACAGAATCAATGAACGGAATCAATACCTTTGAAGGTACTTTGGTCGCAACCGATGATGATACCCATGATACGCATACTTTCCACGTAGTAGGCGGTGGAGATTTTGGTCCAGCTTTACATGTAGAATCTCCTGCCGAGATTGGAACGCCCGTTCTTCACCTTGATGAAGCCACTGGTCAATATACTGTTACTGGAGACTTTAATGCTTTAGCCGTCGGTGAAACAGCAACCGTAACTTTCCAATACTATGCGGTTGATAGTAGTAGCAATCAAGTGAATGGTGAGTCCAATACCTCTGAAATTAAAACTGTTACGATGACCATTACAGGAACCAATGATGCGCCAGTTATCTCTGAAACTAGCGTTACTACGGGTCTCGCAACAGAAGCAGGTAATCTTGATGATGGTACAGTTGTCCCAGCAACGACGGCTTCAGGTACCCTTGTTGCTACGGATGTTGATCATAATGCAACACAAACATGGTCTGTGAGTGGAAATGCAACAGGTACCTATGGAAGCTTTGCAATCGATCCAACAACAGGAAAGTGGACTTATACAGTTGATGATACAGCAGGTTCAGCTGCTGATAAACTTCAAGAGGGACAGAAAGTTACAGAAACATTTACAGTTATTGTAACCGATGATCAAGGAGCAACCGATACTCAAGTTGTTACGATTCAAGTACAAGGCACTAACGATGCACCCGTTGCTGTTGCAGATGTTAATAGTGTTACAGAGCTAGGTGATGAAAGTTTACTAGCTTATGGATGGAAAGGTATCGCAACAGGCAATCTTCTCTCAAATGACTCCGATGTGGATGGCAATACAAATCCTCTCATTGCCTTAGATGTTACAAAAATTGTTTCAAATGGTACCAATAACAGCGATACAACAACCAATTGGCTTGGCAATTTAGATGTACAAGGCTCTTATGGTACTTTGGTTGTTAACAAAGCGACAGGTATTTACAGTTATGTTCTTAATAATGGCAACAGTACAGTTGAAGCTTTGAATGAAGGTGATAAGGTTGTTGATACCTTTACCTACACGATCACAGATGCCAATGGCGCTATTGCTACTGCAACATTGTCAATCACTATCAATGGAACCAATGATGCACCAGTTATTTCAGGAACACATACTGGAATAGCAACAGAAGCGGGCAATCTTGATAATGGAATCGTAGTAGCCGCAACTCAAGCAACAGGCACACTGATTGCAAATGACGTTGACAATACAAATCCAACATGGACAGGCAATAAAGTAGGAACATACGGAAGCTTTGCAATTGATCCAGCAACTGGAAAGTGGACGTATACAATTAATGATGCAACAGGATCAGCCGCCGATAAACTTGCTGAAGGTGAAACACGTACAGAAACCTTTACGGTGACTGTTAGCGACAATGAAGCAAGCAACCCAAAAACAGATACACAAGAAGTAACGGTAATCATAAAAGGTACCAATGACTCTCCTGCCATTACCAATGCTTCAAGTGCTCTTTCTGGCACCGTCGTTGAAGCAGGAAATAGCGATGATGGTCATACCATTGCAGGTACTTCATCTGTTTCAGGACAACTTAGTGCAAGCGATGTGGATCATAATGCAACACAAAGATGGAGCATCGTTGGAACAGCAGATACAACCTATGGCTCTATCTCTATCAATACTAATACGGGAAAATGGACATACACTCTCAATAATACAGACATGGATACGCAAGCACTTGCTGAAGGCGAAAGTAAAACACTCAACTATACAGCGCGCGTAATAGATGACAAAGGTGCTTATGTTGACCAAACTATCGCTGTAACCATTACAGGTACAAACGATTCTCCTGTTATTACCAATGCTTCTACACAACTTGTTGGTACTGTTATTGAAGCTGGGAATAACGATGATGGCTCTACTTTTGCAGGTACACCATCTATCTCAGGACAATTGAGTGCAAGCGATGTCGACCATGGTGCAACGAAAACATGGAGCATTGAGGGAACGCCATCAACAACGTATGGATCTATTGGTATTGATTCAACAGGTAAATGGACATATACGCTTGATAATTCACTCAGTACAACTCAAGCGCTCAAAGAGGGCGAAACGGTTACGCAAACTTATACGGCTCGCGTGATGGATGATAAAGGTGCTTATGCTGACCAAACAATTACTATTACGTTAAAAGGTACCAACGATGCCCCTGTTATTTTGGAAACATCTAATATTACAGGCGATGCAACAGAAGCTGGAGTTGTAACTATTAATGGTGTAACATCACCAGTAGTAGCTGTGATTGCAACAGGAACTCTTAGTGCATCCGATGTTGATCATGATGCAACACAAACATGGTCAGCGATTACGACATCAGCTGAAGGTACGCATTATGGTACATTTGAAATAACAACAGCGGGTTCTTGGACATATACAGCAGGCGAAGCAGCAAATCAATTGGCTGAGGGAGAAACGAAAACAGAAACCTTTATGGCAATGGTGACAGATGATAAAGGAGCGATAGCGACACAAGCAGTCACAATAACAATTCATGGTACTAACGATGCGCCCGTTTTTGTTGTTGAAGATAACCAACCATCCTATAGCTTTAACTATAATGAAAATAGTACGACTGCAACGGTGCTTGGTACAGTCCATGCTACGGATGTTGATAATGGAAGTCACGTTTCCTATTCTATTCAGAGTGGTAATGATGCTGGTTATTTTGCAATCAATTCCACTACAGGAGTCATTACCCTTACAGAGGCTGGGACACATGCTTTCACCAATGATTTTGAAGCACTGAGCAATGTTCATAATCTTGTGGTGGGAGCAAGTGATGGAAGTGTTACAACTGCTATCAATGTTGTCCTTAATGAACAAAATGTCAATGATGCGCCAGATGCGGTAGATAACACGTATAACATTAATGGGTTAAGTGGCCAATACTATGCCTATCATGAAGGGGCTTTACTAGATGGCTCTAATTTAGGCAGTATTGCTCAAGTTGAAAATTTCATAGCTACCCATAGTGCAGATGCAACATTTACAGCGACTGCTATCAATTACGGTCTGCTTCCAAGTGGAGATTTGGGTGGTGATGGTAATTTGCAAAAATTCTTAGGGATCGATGCTCAATCTTTGTCTACGAATCCAGAAAACAGTTCTGACGCTATTATTAAACTTAGTGGTTCTATCGAGTTGGCAGCAGGTACTTATACATTTAAAGTCACTGCTGATGATGGTTATAGCATTGTGATTGATGGTAATGTTGTCGCAAAATATGATGGCAACCAATCTCCATCAACAAATTACGCCTCATTCAATATCGCCCAAAGTGGTGAGCATAGTATTAGCATTGTTTATTGGGATCAAGCAGGACAAGCTCAACTTAAAGTTGAACTCAGTAGCGATGGTCAACATTATAGTGTACTCACAGGTAGCGCCAATGCTCTTGATACCTTAGTAACAAATGAAGACACACCTCTTATCATTGCTTCAAGTACACTGCTTGCAAACGATACAGACCAAGATGGTGATACCTTAACGATTACCAGCGTTCAAAATCCAACACATGGAACAGTCGTACTTGACCCTATCACAGGAAAAGTCGTCTTTACACCAGATGCTAATTACAATGGAGACGCAACCTTTACCTATACCATTAGCGATGGACATGGAGGATCAGATACCGCTACAGTAACTTTACATGTAAATCCAGTGAATGATGCACCCGTTGCCATTGATGATGGTTCTCTTGCTTTACCATTTAGTACTGACGCCGGTGTTGCACTTACTAAGATCAATGTTCTTCACAATGATACAGATGTCGATAATGATCCATTACATGTAACGACGGCAACAAGCGATAATGGTACGGTTAGCATTAATCCTGATGGTACGTTAAACTTCGCACCGACAGACGGTTTTTCAGGTGATACGACCATCACATATACCGTTAGTGATGGACAGGGTGGAACTGACACCGCAACAGTTTTTGTCAAGGTTAATTTTGTAGATCACACTCCTACCCTCTCTGTAGATACGGGAAATCCAGGCAATGCCAACGACACTGTTCTTGAAGCTGGTTTGACAAATGGCTCTAGCCCCTCTGTAGCGGCTAGGACAGCAGAAGGAACCTTTACCATTGGCGATCCTGATGGATTGAATGACATTACTTCTGTAACCGTTGGGAATAAAACATTTGCGGTAGACGCATGGAATACCGTTGGAGAGATTACCACTGATCATGGTACTGTAACGATTACGGGATATGACAACGGTGTATTTAACTATACCTATACATTAACATCTGCTACAACAGGTACACAGACAACTGATAGTTTTGATGTTAAAGTTTCTGATGGTCATGAAAATGCACTTGCTACAGTAACCATTGGTATAACCGATGACAAACCGATTGCTTACGACAATGCTGTTTCTCTTCTAGAAGGGAGTACAACCAGTGGTGGCACAACAAATTTAGTCTTAACGCTTGATGTTTCAGGTTCGATGAACAGCAACGTTTCAGGTTCGAGCCAAACACGATTTGAAATTGCTCGTGACGCTTTGGTAAACATGATTAATCAATACAAAGAGCAAGGAACAACGGATGTTAATTTAACGTTATTTGGAGACAATGCCTTAAATGTTGGATGGATGTCAGCTTCTTCTGCGGTCACTTACTTAAATTCATTGTCAATGAATTCTTGGGACAACCTATACAGCAACTCTACCTATGTCAATGTAAATACAGGTGGTACGGATTATTATGATGCCATTAATGCTACAAAAGCAATTAGCTTTACCGGGCATACAGCAGATCAAACTATTGTTTATTTCCTATCAGATGGAGAGCCAAATGAAAATACCTCTTCTGTTAATCAAGATACTGATGCAACAATTAAAGCGTGGAAAACATTTATTACAGCCAATGCCGATGATTTACATGTTATTGCCATTGGTGGTAATGTAGGTGACGCCGTTTATTTAAATACGGTACAAGTCTTAGATGGTAAAGCGTATACAGATAGTGCACACCATGTACAAGAGTACATTGAAGTGAGTAATGTGACAGGTTTATCCAGTACCTTGTCGGGTACTGTTACCGTTCCTCATGTTGAGTCAGGTAGTGTTATCACCGAAACAGGCGTTTTAAATTTAGCGGATGTCTCCGGTGCTGATGGATGGGCTACATCTAAACTGGTTTCAGTATCATACAATGGTGTGACATATACATTTGACACCAGTCATCCTTCCTTTACGATAAGCACAGAGGCAGGTTCTGTCACTATTAACAATCAAGGTGGCTATAGCTTTACGTCATTAACGAATGTTGCACATGATGTAAGTTCAAGCATTACTTATACGGTTGCAGATAGTGATGGTTCCACGGCACAAGCGCATTTAACGGTTACAACACTTGATAGTGTTCCAACGGCTGTAGCAGATACGAATAGTGCAACTGAAACTTATTTGCATGCAACAGGTGGTACAGTTAATCATGTTACCTATAGCACAGAACCTGAAAGTTGGAATGCAACCACACTAACAGATAGTGGTCGCAATAATAACACAAATGGTTGGAGTGTAAATAGTGGTAGTGGTACATCATCTGATATATATACTATTGTAGCAGATGCTACTCATACAACTATGGTTAGCTTTACCATGGGATCCACGAATGGAGGCGGTACTGCTACACTATATAGTAGTACAGGTACAGTTATTGGTTCAGCAAGTTTCACTAGCAATAGTGATAATCAAACGATTAACTTTAGTAATGCCATTACAAGCAGTGGTGATTACTATGTCAAATTTACGCGTACCAGTGGTACAAATGTTACTGTTAAAAAATGTGACCTATAG
- a CDS encoding calcium-binding protein, which translates to MSNLRVPVVQMLLLKNVTYSTYDHTSETMTPITIATPEVEWVAALVASGNVLDNDTKGTDGNLSVTSVSINGTNVIVDTNGVDISGHNGSLHIDALGAYTYTPTNADMTSTALSTPDVFTYTIKDADGSISSSTLTITTTDHDYTTATNNIIGGTDGNDMLTGTSGNDVIYGSAGDDHLVGGAGNDTLYGGAGNDILEGGDGNDYLDGGTGADKLYGGAGNDILVYDAADTVIDGGTGTDTLLFTANTTIDFSQLDSSNDPIKNIEVLDLTQPNVNVTLKNLSLNDVLDMTETGTTHTLTILGDSADKVTVDSSLTKTSSTEISNGHTFDIYTNANATDPTVIVKIEQTIQHS; encoded by the coding sequence ATGTCAAATTTACGCGTACCAGTGGTACAAATGTTACTGTTAAAAAATGTGACCTATAGCACCTATGATCACACCTCAGAGACAATGACTCCTATTACGATTGCAACGCCAGAAGTCGAATGGGTTGCTGCGCTTGTAGCTAGTGGTAATGTTTTAGATAATGATACAAAAGGGACGGATGGTAACTTAAGTGTCACATCGGTAAGTATCAATGGTACTAATGTCATTGTTGATACAAACGGTGTTGATATCTCTGGACATAATGGCAGTTTACATATTGACGCATTGGGTGCATATACGTATACTCCAACGAATGCGGATATGACAAGTACCGCACTTAGTACACCTGATGTCTTTACGTATACCATCAAAGATGCTGATGGTAGTATTTCATCTTCAACCTTAACCATTACGACGACAGACCATGATTATACGACAGCTACCAATAATATTATTGGTGGAACAGATGGTAATGATATGCTTACTGGAACGAGTGGTAATGATGTCATTTATGGTAGTGCAGGAGATGACCACTTAGTCGGTGGAGCTGGTAATGACACTCTTTATGGTGGAGCAGGCAATGATATCCTTGAAGGTGGCGATGGCAATGACTATCTTGATGGGGGTACTGGAGCGGATAAACTTTATGGTGGTGCAGGTAATGATATATTGGTTTACGATGCGGCAGATACCGTCATCGATGGTGGTACAGGTACAGATACTTTACTCTTTACTGCCAATACTACTATTGATTTCAGTCAACTTGATAGTAGCAATGACCCAATTAAAAATATCGAGGTGCTTGATCTTACACAACCGAATGTTAATGTCACGCTTAAAAATCTTTCATTGAATGATGTCCTTGATATGACAGAAACAGGTACTACCCATACACTAACGATTCTGGGCGATTCTGCGGACAAAGTAACTGTTGATAGTTCATTAACCAAAACATCTTCTACGGAAATAAGCAATGGGCATACATTTGATATTTACACCAATGCAAATGCAACAGATCCAACGGTTATTGTGAAGATCGAGCAAACTATTCAACACAGCTAA
- a CDS encoding response regulator transcription factor, with the protein MTLYIISKNTILQKRWSTILSAFHPIFRESLPSSLGSDSMIMIHDAVLYQLNDEQKKRLFTLHVMVLSTTPTFEQARLMLTLGAKGYGNTMMHESYLVSACQAIQEGNIWLSPEYINLMIQELPTMPKKAINPLESLSHREAEVAILLSQGDSHKEIAEKLNITVRTVKAHATAIYSQLNIKDRLALALLVRK; encoded by the coding sequence ATGACACTTTATATTATTTCAAAAAATACAATTTTACAAAAAAGATGGTCAACTATTTTATCTGCATTTCATCCTATTTTTAGAGAATCGCTTCCTTCTTCGTTAGGGAGTGATTCTATGATCATGATTCATGATGCTGTTTTATACCAATTAAATGATGAGCAAAAAAAGAGACTCTTTACTTTACATGTAATGGTTCTTTCTACAACACCAACCTTTGAACAAGCACGCTTAATGTTGACATTAGGCGCCAAAGGATATGGCAATACGATGATGCATGAGTCTTACTTAGTCTCAGCATGTCAGGCAATACAAGAAGGCAATATTTGGTTATCACCCGAATACATAAACCTGATGATTCAAGAACTCCCTACGATGCCTAAAAAAGCGATAAATCCACTGGAATCCCTTAGCCATCGAGAGGCTGAAGTGGCTATTTTACTCTCACAAGGTGATTCTCACAAAGAGATCGCTGAAAAATTAAATATTACTGTTCGTACGGTAAAAGCGCATGCGACGGCTATTTATTCTCAATTAAATATCAAGGATCGACTTGCCCTTGCTCTTTTAGTTCGAAAGTAG
- a CDS encoding transglutaminase-like cysteine peptidase gives MKTKVLALCFGVMVLTVTLFSTAEFILAGISLEKVEKEYGTFAKRRVLALVAMMNRAKDESDLEKLEKVNDFFNATPYHSDKEVWGVDDYWATRLEFIGKDKGDCEDYVIAKYFTLKELGVPPSKMYMTYAKSLKFNVAHMVLTYYATPKSIPLVLDNYNYKILPANERTDLVPIYSFSGDDLFNAKQVQLGKMLPAAAKQKRAWDELKIEKKEK, from the coding sequence ATGAAAACAAAAGTCCTTGCATTATGTTTTGGGGTGATGGTTCTTACCGTCACCCTTTTTAGCACTGCTGAATTCATACTCGCGGGTATCTCTTTGGAGAAAGTCGAGAAAGAGTATGGAACATTTGCCAAAAGGCGTGTCTTGGCACTTGTGGCGATGATGAACCGTGCCAAAGATGAGAGTGATCTTGAAAAACTAGAAAAAGTGAATGATTTTTTTAATGCGACTCCCTACCATAGTGACAAAGAGGTTTGGGGTGTGGATGACTACTGGGCGACACGGTTGGAGTTTATTGGTAAAGATAAAGGCGACTGTGAAGACTATGTAATTGCGAAGTATTTTACACTCAAAGAACTTGGCGTTCCACCTTCTAAAATGTATATGACCTATGCAAAATCGCTCAAATTTAATGTAGCGCATATGGTGCTTACCTACTATGCTACTCCAAAATCCATACCATTGGTTTTGGATAATTACAATTACAAAATACTTCCTGCAAATGAACGCACCGATCTTGTTCCTATCTACAGCTTTAGCGGAGATGATCTGTTCAATGCTAAACAAGTTCAATTGGGCAAAATGCTTCCAGCGGCGGCAAAGCAAAAGCGTGCATGGGATGAACTCAAAATAGAGAAAAAGGAAAAATGA